The DNA window ACGCGTGACTCGATCCGGACCACCACGGATAAACCGCCCGCCGCCCGACGGGGCGTATGACCGACGCCGACGACGTCGCCGGTTCCGGGCTCGCCGACGGCGACGCTCCCTCCCTCCCGGCGGACCGCGAGGCGGTCCGCGACGCGCTCCGCGAGTGGTACGAGGCGGACCACCGCGAGTTCCCCTGGCGGCGGACGGCGGACCCCTACGAGATCCTCGTCAGCGAGGTGATGAGCCAGCAGACCCAGCTCGACCGGGTCGTCCCCGCGTGGGAGGACTTCCTCGAGCGCTGGCCGACCGCGGCCGACCTCGCCGCCGCCGACCGGAGCGACGTGGTCGCCTTCTGGTCGGACCACTCGCTCGGCTACAACAACCGCGCGACGTACCTCCACGAGGCGGCGACGCAGGTCGAGACGGAGTACGGCGGGGCGTTTCCCGACTCCCCGGAGGAGCTTCGGGAACTGATGGGCGTCGGCCCCTACACCGCCAACGCGGTGGCGTCGTTCGCGTTCAACAACGGCGACGCGGTCGTCGACACCAACGTGAAACGGGTGCTCCACCGCGCCTTCGACGTTCCCGACGACGACGACGCCTTCGAGCGGGTCGCCTCGGGCCTCATGCCCGACGGCGACTCCCGGCTCTGGAACAACGCGATCATGGAGCTCGGCGGCGTCGCCTGCGGGCAGACGCCGCGCTGTGACGAGGCCGGCTGCCCGTGGCGCGAGTGGTGTCACGCCTACCGGACCGGCGACTTCACCGCGCCCGACGTGCCCACCCAGCCGAGTTTCGAGGGGAGCCGGCGGCAGTTCCGGGGGCGGGTCGTCCGGCTCCTCGGCGAGCACGACGAGATGGACCTCGACGCGCTCGGCCACCGGATTCGCGTGGATTACACGCCCGACGGCGAGCACGGGCGCGAGTGGCTCCGCGGGCTGCTTTCGGACCTCGCCGACGACGGCCTCGTCAGGATCGAGGAACGGGACGATCTGACGGTCGCTCGCCTCCGGTAGTCCGGTCCGAACGCGCCGAACCGCCTCCGAGGCGTCGAAGACGGACAACGAAGAGAGAAACTATATTCGGTTTCATTGATCTCGGATATCCCGGGTATAGAAACCGTATTTAATTATTTCTCATCGATCTCCATGGAAAGGCATAGGTGCGGAGAGCGGGACCTCCGTCCATGGACGTGGTCGATCCCGCGACCGGCGAGAC is part of the Halorubrum aethiopicum genome and encodes:
- a CDS encoding A/G-specific adenine glycosylase — translated: MTDADDVAGSGLADGDAPSLPADREAVRDALREWYEADHREFPWRRTADPYEILVSEVMSQQTQLDRVVPAWEDFLERWPTAADLAAADRSDVVAFWSDHSLGYNNRATYLHEAATQVETEYGGAFPDSPEELRELMGVGPYTANAVASFAFNNGDAVVDTNVKRVLHRAFDVPDDDDAFERVASGLMPDGDSRLWNNAIMELGGVACGQTPRCDEAGCPWREWCHAYRTGDFTAPDVPTQPSFEGSRRQFRGRVVRLLGEHDEMDLDALGHRIRVDYTPDGEHGREWLRGLLSDLADDGLVRIEERDDLTVARLR